One window from the genome of Anopheles merus strain MAF chromosome 3R, AmerM5.1, whole genome shotgun sequence encodes:
- the LOC121596174 gene encoding diphosphoinositol polyphosphate phosphohydrolase 1, which translates to MVKEKPNSIRIYDKDGYRRRAACICVRSEAEAEVLLVTSSRRPELWIVPGGGVEPDEEASLTATREVLEEAGVMGQLGRCLGVFENSEHMHRTEVFVMVVTQELDEWEDSKTIGRKRQWFSIEEAMSQLALHKPTQRHYLQQLRHSKHRTTSSSDPPPIISENDNDDFTSEPVMNNCTAPDDAVGEKDTTTESTPTTPPACTTTVTDEDGEPTTVADTDSLPPTSTT; encoded by the exons ATGGTGAAGGAAAAGCCAAACTCGATACGAATCTACGACAAGGACGGATACCGTCGACGGGCGGCATGTATTTGCGTACGATCGGAGGCAGAGGCAGAG GTTTTGCTGGTCACCTCTTCTAGAAGACCGGAACTGTGGATCGTGCCAGGTGGTGGTGTCGAACCGGATGAGGAAGCTTCCCTGACAGCGACCAGGGAGGTACTGGAAGAGGCTGGAGTAATGGGTCAGCTTGGCCGTTGTCTCGGTGTGTTCGAG AACAGCGAACATATGCACCGCACGGAAGTGTTTGTAATGGTCGTCACCCAAGAGCTGGACGAGTGGGAAGATTCGAAAACGATCGGCAGAAAGCGGCAGTGGTTCTCGATCGAGGAGGCCATGTCGCAGCTGGCGCTGCACAAACCGACCCAGCGCCATTACCTACAGCAGCTGCGCCATTCAAAGCACCGCACGACCTCATCATCGGACCCGCCACCGATCATATCCGAAAACGATAACGATGATTTTACGAGCGAACCAGTAATGAACAACTGCACGGCGCCGGACGATGCTGTCGGTGAGAAGGATACGACAACCGAGTCAActcctaccacgcctcctgcCTGCACCACAACAGTGACAGACGAAGACGGTGAACCTACGACTGTGGCTGATACCGACTCACTACCACCGACCTCAACCACTTAA